One Peribacillus simplex NBRC 15720 = DSM 1321 genomic region harbors:
- a CDS encoding YkuJ family protein, which yields MSQLQGILTRLKSLQEQAKESESAQRFFEIDGVKKCQVTYFSKTEMFELEVYSDKGKSSKYQFDNIDMITIEIFDLLQS from the coding sequence ATGTCTCAATTACAGGGCATCCTTACCAGATTGAAAAGTCTTCAAGAGCAAGCGAAGGAATCTGAATCTGCTCAACGTTTTTTTGAAATAGATGGTGTGAAAAAGTGCCAGGTTACATATTTCAGCAAAACTGAAATGTTCGAGCTTGAAGTATACAGTGATAAAGGGAAATCATCAAAATATCAATTCGATAATATTGATATGATTACCATTGAAATCTTTGATCTTCTTCAATCTTAA